Genomic window (Candidatus Hydrogenedentota bacterium):
AGGCCTGCGGAGTACCGGTGTACCCGAGCGCTTTGCACCACCCCGCGGCGTTGCCGGAATCGAAACCGAAGTCGGTCTTCAACGAAGGCGTCACCGGCAAGTCGAAGTCGAGCACTTCAACGCGCATAAAAAGCTCGATGGGATCGGATTCGGCCGCGCTGATAGCGATGGGCGCGACGTATTCGCCTGCGGGCGTGCCGGACGGTATGTGGACGGTAATCCACAGCGGTTGGCATTGGCCGCCTTTCACCGCGAACGGCTCGAACGGCGGCAGGGCATCCGGCCACAGGCCGGTGGGCCCTTCAAAGTGTGACGGGATGCGCACGGGATAGTACGCAACCGTACTCACGCGCACGTTGGATTCGGCGATGCGGTCGCCGGTGGAATCGTTGGTCAGCGCGCCGACATTCACGTTCACGTCGAAAAGCTGCCGGTCGCTCGCGGGCCGCACGACGATCTGGAACGACTCGCTTTCGTTACGCGCCACCATCAGACGCGCCGTAGGCTGCACGGCGCCCGCAGGCTGCACCTCATCGTCGGGAAAGATCTTCTCGAGGGCGCTCTCAAACCAGACCGCGGTGGGACCCTGCGCGGCAAGTGCGCGCTTCAAGGTGCGCTTGCCCCGATTGAGCGCGAACGGCGCGTCGGACCACGGTTCGAACGATACCCCTTCCGCGGGCGAGCCAACGACGAATTGCGTGTCGATGCCGCCGTGGGGCGAAGCCGTGTCTTTGCCCAGCATGTAGTCCTTGCCGCCGGCGGACAATCGGCCCAGGAATTCATAAGCCCCCGCGCCCGGCGCTTCCAACGGGTACGAGCACCGAATCACGGTCCCCGGCGCAAGGTCGAACTTCTTTTCCGGCAGGTGCCACACGCGCTTGTTTCCCGCGCGCACACTGCCCTTCAACTGAAGACCGGCAATTTGTTTTGTCGATGCAATGTAGACTTCCAGTTTGCCGTCGCGGTACTCGATTTGTGTGGCCAACTCATCGGTGGCGAAATCCACCCGCGTGAGACCGGTAATCAGGTTCACCCGATACGCCGTCTGCCAGGTATCTCCCGGCTTCATCAATTTGGGCACAAACGCCGTCTGAAACGACCCGAACAACTTTTCGTCGTTGCGCTCGGCGAGAAATGAATGGACCTGATCGGCATTGAAGACTCCGCACAACGATTCCTTCGATTGCGGATCGGTCACGGCGGCCCAATTGCGCGCCGCGAGAAAATATTGGTTGCGCTGGGCATTGACGACGCCGTCGACAGACGGGATGTCGATGCGGTCCGTCTTCTCATACGCGCCGCCGGGGGTGACATCGTTGCGAACCCACGGGGCGACCCACTGCGCTTC
Coding sequences:
- a CDS encoding DUF4091 domain-containing protein; this translates as MRAIAALLLIIPGAYAAAVDDVVEIQGNYTLLRLAPGAGGFVERFATLATKLNAAGGEGLLQEGFGVGNFYVPNRRLNEKLEVVDTVQDRPVLQYSYDCDGPNIKGLHVTRTVEPIPNESSIRVTWKIEHKGQEAQWVAPWVRNDVTPGGAYEKTDRIDIPSVDGVVNAQRNQYFLAARNWAAVTDPQSKESLCGVFNADQVHSFLAERNDEKLFGSFQTAFVPKLMKPGDTWQTAYRVNLITGLTRVDFATDELATQIEYRDGKLEVYIASTKQIAGLQLKGSVRAGNKRVWHLPEKKFDLAPGTVIRCSYPLEAPGAGAYEFLGRLSAGGKDYMLGKDTASPHGGIDTQFVVGSPAEGVSFEPWSDAPFALNRGKRTLKRALAAQGPTAVWFESALEKIFPDDEVQPAGAVQPTARLMVARNESESFQIVVRPASDRQLFDVNVNVGALTNDSTGDRIAESNVRVSTVAYYPVRIPSHFEGPTGLWPDALPPFEPFAVKGGQCQPLWITVHIPSGTPAGEYVAPIAISAAESDPIELFMRVEVLDFDLPVTPSLKTDFGFDSGNAAGWCKALGYTGTPQALDDAYLDLGLAHRVTLRELVQLPAESPDYAGALKAYAPKLASALKAGASSVSVPPSLLELPEQLAQANAFVAKQGLKGKAFCQIADEPLRPAWPRLVERMTQWKAAAPDIPLVVTTFGTSPLLHEICNIWAVHVPVFDTVNSTVLLGEIAKGREAWWYVNQTPPRPYANFFIDFAAMEHRILFWQSWVLGIKGMHYWAANYTEQGENPWFDQLDVTPCNGDGCLIYPSPKGPVSSIRLATIRDGIEDYDYLVLFANLLEAVKKKGGNAALVAKAEKENNFKTLVPDLVSFTRDPNVLLGKREALGHLIAELSRAVK